Genomic segment of Populus nigra chromosome 14, ddPopNigr1.1, whole genome shotgun sequence:
ATTTTCATGACTGTTTTGTCAAGGTCTATAACTGATTGCTTACTATATGTAACTCTGATCATCACTAGCTCTTCTACCATCATGACTACAATAATTTAAACTGTTGTTAAAATTGCAGGGCTGTGATGCATCAATATTGCTAGACAGCAGTGGAAGCATAATAACTGAGAAGAGGTCAAATCCAAACAGAAAGTTCGAGGATTTGAAGTGATCGACAAGATTAAATCTGCACTGGAGAAGGAGTGTCCTCAAACTGTTTCCTGTGCTGATATCATGGCTTTGGCTGCAAGAGATTCTACTGTTATTGTAAGTGTTACATAAGAATTAGTCTTGTAATACTTGGTTACCGAAACTCCAGAGCTAACCACATTTTGTTAATGTACACACAGGCTGGAGGTCCTAGCTGGGAAGTTCCATTGGGAAGAAGGGACTCTAGAGGTGCAAGTTTGAGTGGTTCTAACAACAATATTCCCGCTCCAAACAACACATTTCAAACAATTCTTACCAAGTTCAAGTTACAAGGCCTTGATGTTGTTGATCTTGTAGCACTATCTGGTAAATTAACTCAACCAATGCCCTTCTTTGAGCTTCCGCAAACTATTAATAAGGTCCTTAAGTTTCGAAAAAATTTGTTCAGGGAGCCACACAATTGGAAATGCTCGGTGCACCAGCTTCAGGCAGAGGCTGTACAACCAGTCAGGAAATGGGCAGCCTGATTCCACTCTTCAACAATCATTTGCTGCCCAATTGCGCACCAGGTGCCCCAGATCAGGAGGTGACCAGAACCTGTTTTTCTTGGACTTTGTAAGTCCAACAAAGTTCGACAACAGCTACTTTAACAACATATTGGCTTCAAAGGGACTGTTGAGCTCTGACCAAGTTCTCCTGACAAAGAATGAAGCATCGATGGAATTGGTCAAGAAATATGCCGAGAACAATGAGCTTTTCCTTGAGCAATTTGCCAAGTCCATGGTTAAGATGGGAAATATCTCTCCGTTGACAGGTTCCAGGGGAGAGattagaaagagttgcaggaaGATTAATGCTTGAATCGCAGTGCCTAGTTAGATCTATGCTTTAAATATCTTGTGTTAAAATGCATCGTGTCTGTTTCCTGTTCTATGGTCTCGTCTTTCTTTAGTTCTTTCAAACATAAATTTCATGTTTCCACTTTGTTTTGTCTGCTTAAAGTATACTTTCATGAATAACAATCACTTAAAACCCATCtgcttacttttatttttagctgATGACATTTAGAGGGAGGGGTCCTCCCTTCACCAATTTGCTCTCAATGGTTCATCTTCATCAGAAATAACAGAAGTGGCATGTAAAAGTTCTTGCAATCTTTTGTCAATGGGCAGCAGTCTTCAAAACTTATACATAAAATGCATAAATTCTAATCCCAGAAAAGGATCAGTAAACAACGAAGCTGTCCATTTCTGTGACAGTCAAGGCCATCATACATGCTATTGTTACTCTGTTGCTCAACTTGTAACATTAGGAACAGCAAGATTATAGGGATCTCAGGCTTCTAGAGGGGTGCTCTAAGACCCTGCCTTATGCCCTCCGCAATCTCAAGAAATAGAAATACAAAGAGGCAAAAACAATGCTGCTGATCAAGCCTTTGTCCAAGCAACAATCTTGATTTGCTGTTTCAAAATGTTAACTCCAtgcttcatatttgtttttttataaatggaaCATGTGGATGATTTCCATTTCATCTCAAGCCCTTGTACTTTCATCTCTTTTACCCAATCAAGCCAAACAGCACAGAAGGTGTTATGCATAACACAGCATATGCCAGCTATACTTCAAAAAACACATTGACATTACAAGTAAAGTGCATCTAAACTTTTCAGCGATGAGAATATGCAAGACCATACGATATAGTTACCAAAAGAACCGGGCATCGCAGTTTGTTTGCCTGAACGCTTCATTGTATCGATAGAATGAACGAAACCGAAATAGCAAGACTTCAAATTTGTCACAAGATGATTTGAACTGAATTACTTTTTTTGTTATACTATAGTTCAAATTATAGAGATGGTGTAAACTCAGGGGAGCTCATCTAATGTTGAATGTTGTATAGTATATCACTTTTGCCTTTGCATTTGAGATCGTTTCTTTTATCCTTTCAGCTGCATGCAGTTCCTTCTTTGTTAAATTCAAGTTTTCTTGAAGCATTGCCAGTTTTTCTTGATACACTGCCATCCTTACTTGAAGTACCGCCCCACCATAAGAGCTTCATATTCTTCCagctttctcttcttctcattgATAGCTTGATTAGTAATATCCCTTGCCTCCTTCAAGGACGTAGGTTGTTTAATCACTTCCCTCGTCTGCAACCAACCTTTGCTTGAGCCAATCAACTTTCAGACCTGCTCTTTCAAAATCAGTGACAAGGGCCACTGCGTTTTCAATTTCGAACTGTGTAATCTCACCAAATTGCAAAACCCGTTTCTCCTCTTTCAAACCCAGTTACCGTGAGCCTTTCTTTGAGCATTTTGCCAAGTCTATGGGCAGTAAGTAGTCAAATCTACAAATTTTATGCACGTAACTCATAATAGCAAGAGTAGAAAAGGTTCAACAAACAAGTGTGGGATCTTCTGTAATTTTCATTTGCCTATTGCAAATAGTCAAGACCAATAAAGATGCAAAATATAATGGAAATGATCAGCTTGATCGACGAGGAATAGAAATATGATGGTGCTCTCAGTCATCTAGCAGGGCTTTCAAGACCCTGCCTTGTGTCCAGTGATCATAGCTTCAGAACTTCCTGGAAATTTCAGCTGCAGTTTGAGGAAAtttccttttacttttcatGTCTTCTTCCCATCAAGCTAAATAGCAAGAAGATataacacaaacacaaacataTGCCAACTAAAATTTGAAACAGTAATTCACATTACATGAGTGCTTTCACTTTTTTAAGCCTACTTGAATAttcacatttaatttattaataatagtgTTTGGGATCGCTAGGCCTTTATTAAGACCATAGTTATCGGCTCGGGGTCTAGCTTATCAAGGCTTGAGCTGTGGGTTCACAAGGTGACTTAAAAACGACGACGACtttctagtaattttttttaatgaaataatattgttttgattaaacTCTTTGGAGCTTTAAATTCATGTTCTCCTCCCATATGGATTTCCCAAAACAATGGTTACTGTAAAGAATCTCCCTCCTCTCTAGGTTCTTCTTCAACAGAATagataataattagaaaaaataataatctagaaCTCGTTTCTGCAATGTCGATGAAACCTATCTGATGCCATGCTaacacaaaatttaattttatatttcctcTATCGAAATTAAACTAATCATAGTGACAAGAGTTACCTCATGGTTAGGAGCTCTAGATATGGAGGAGGTCTCTGCGTCCATTAGCTTCTGTTGCAGCCTGGTACTTCGCCTCCTATTTCCCATATCAGCATAGcttctccttttttcttgtCTTGCCATTTTTAGAGCTTATGAACAAGAAGAAACAGGAACATCATATGACAATGTGTTTAAGTTTCTTGAGCGCTGGATGTGTTTCAGAACATTAACTACTCTACTGTTTACGTTCCATGCAATTTCAGAAGTGAAGACCGCAAGCAACCATTGACTTCTGCTTAGCCTTTCTAGGCTAAAAaccgaagaagaagagagaaaaatggaTGTGTGTCGAATGTGATTATAAGCAAGTGCTGTAAAGATCAAGTCTTTTTGACCGTTGTATTTATCTATAACCTCCATGAAAATGCTAATTGtcaagcttttctttttttttttaccagaaaAAAATCGGCATCATTTCAAGCAGAAAATCTTATGGGAGctttattatgataaaaattaaattgcaagGGAAAATTATACTATGCCTTTGGATCaattatatatcaaaatgagTATTTTAACATATCATaaagtttttcaaaatggtttctttttatatttataagtaatTACACTGTTTTctgaaatgaaatgaatattgattttttaaaattatgtagaTAATATACATGGTTAGCTATACAAGTGCCCTTGATTTATATGATGGTTTTCAATATTACTTCTCattataatcaatttattatttgacaATTTCAGTATAGTATATCTTTCCTTTCAAATTAGTTACtggattccttcataattagctaatcaaattttaattatttgataatattattatgatttctctaCTAGTTAACATATATGTTAACTCgagatttgtttaatttaaaatataatttatgctagattttataaaaaaaatagaaaaaattgatcTAGTATCACCCTGTTAAAAACATAAGTTAACCTATAATTCTattaaaactcaataaaaaaatcattgattttattttaaaataaaattcaacacaacgttattattatcttttttattaatttgtttaaccCGTGGACTAAAAGTCCTGAACTCAAATCAAGAAGATATCAATGATCTACCAACATTAGAGGCTATGCCTGGTTCAGCCCATTAGTGCACCAAACAGCAAAGCCTGTTTGATAGCAGTTGTAGGGTTTATGCCTGGATTTTACAGTTACCGCAGTTTCTCTTTCTCAGCTTCAAAGGAAGGAAAACGACACTAACCTCCTTCATTTCCCAAAAATGCTCCTATAATCCCTGTAATTTCAAAGAACTGGCAAAACCCACAACCCATAAACCCTAAAGATGAGATCCTTACACTTCTTTTCTCAAATccacaaaaccctaaaccttaaaATAACCCCTAGTTTCACTCTCACATCCTCAAGTTTCACTCGCCGATTCACATCTCCCTCTCAAGAATCAACTGCATCTCCACTAGAACCACCTCCATCAACTGATAGGGTCTCCTCAATTGTGGATGAACTCTCAAAATTAACCCTTCTGGAGGTATCTGATTTAACTGAGGTTTTGCGTACTAAATTGGAGATTAAGGAAATGCCAGTGATGGCAGTGATGATGCCAGGAATGGGGTTCAGTATGGGAGCTGGGATGAAgggcggtggtggtggtggggcaGCAGCGGCGAAGGCGGAAGAGAAGGTGGAGAAGACAGTGTTTGATGTGAAATTAGAAGGGTTTGATGCGGCAACGAAGATCAAAGTTATTAAGGAAGTTAGAGGTTTTACTGATTTGGGATTGAAGGAAGCTAAAGATTTAGTGGAAAAGGCACCAACTTTGTTGAAAAAAGGAGTTACTAAAGATGAAGCTGAGAAGATTATTGAGAAAATGAAGGGAGTTGGGGCTAAAGTTACAATGGAATAAAgaatgtgagtttttttttcttatttttttttggtaaatttgAGTTTCTTTTCAGGAACTTAGAGTTTAGGCAAGGGGTTTTGTTTGTAAAATTGAATCTGAAATTGAATCGCTTTTTCTTTCGTTTGGGTTAATGTGGCTATAAGCAGCTGTTTCATAAAGTTGTCTGTTCTGCTTGTTACATTGAGACGTGAACTTCAtctgtttttcattttcatggaGAGAGATTAAATCATGCAGAGTAGTTTTTAGATCAGCATGTTTCAATCGCTACTCTTACATTGAATAATTTGAAAATGACTGATATCAAGTAGATTAAGAACTTTTATCTGGAAACTGAGATGGGTTTTTTGGGTAGAGAGGGTGGAATGATTTCGAGTGAGAACAGTGCCATTGTTCAAGAGGAACAAAAATTGGTGCCAACAGTTAGGGATTTTGGGGATGTATGTATCTTGATAGTTGATAACCACAAGTCGAGAATGTTGACCGTGTACAAATATTGAATCTAATAGCACAAAAATGTAAGTGGGAGTGTGAGACTACTTGAAGTATCAGTTAAAACTCAATGGACAGAATGTCTGCAACATAAATGCAACATGGTTATGGCTGGCTAGCATGCCTTAGGTTGCTCTCTGTTTTCCTATTTTTGAATGTTGTGTCACTTGTGTGCATGCATAGTGTGTGTATGTATAATGCATACAGTAAAAACCAAAATGTGTTTATGTCCATTATGTTTATTGAGAAAACAGAGAaagtaggatcaaaagttataatcGAATGATGAGTCAGTttgttatatttcttttctttgtgaATTTGGTTGGTTTTTTAGCAATGTTAGTTTTCAAAAGATTTAGTTTTAGGACAAGAAAGGTTAGGTTAATGAAGTCGTATGCAAATTGTGTACATTTTATTGTTTGGACTAGGCATGTAGGAGTGTGTAGCTGCATTGCTTTTGATTGTTGGGTTATGTTGATGAATCTTGCTTTGTAGAATTTATAAGATAGGACATGCAACGCAAGATGATGGGGCAgggttttactttttattatacTGTTCCTTACCTAATGGTTGTATGTTGAGTAGCATATGAGTTGATTGGTATGTGGAGAGCTGGAGATGTAGTTTTTTTGTTCGAATAGGAAAACTAGGGAAAGAGATTAAATTCTTATTCAGCATTGACTCATTTGAGACTGCTTCAAGATCCGGTATGATGATAATTCTTTGGAATTTGTCAACTATCCACTTGCTTTCCTAGGAGTAATTTGCTTGAAGAGGGGATTTAGAAACTTTCTTGAATCCCACGTGATTGATCATTTGGATACTAAGATCTTTCATCCAGAAACGGAGCTACTTTGGAAAAGAAAGCTCGGGAAGATGTTTTATTTGCTGATTAACTAGTTTTGATTGCAAAAATAGGCCATTTGCTGTAGTTGATGTGAATGTTGGCTCAGATCAAGTGGAAATTCCCTTAGCAAACCTCACGAGCAGGCACATATCACTGTATAATCACAATTCACAAATCTTTAACTTTGTTTAAACCAATATGTTTAATCTAGTCACGAAAATATAACCCATACAACTTGCACTTACAATTACATTACCTCTCACATATACATCTATGGTTCCACGACACCTTTATGAGAGGACCGAGGACCAAAGATATGTAATATCTATGTAGTAATAGTTAGCATTCTTACTATAGAATCTCTATTTTCCAAATCCCATATGTTGCTTGCATGGAACTGTGCTTGTGTTTTTTGCATTAGCAGGGATAAGAGAGGACAATTTAATTGCCAGAGCTAGTTTCACTGGGTTAATTATTTGCAATGAATTGTTGTTCTGCATATCGCTgttactattttaattttatggatgCATcacttcatttttcattttgggTCAACATCCTATTAGATTCCAACACCTTATAATAATTAGCTTTTGTTGTTGCTTAGGCTTCCTCCGAGGATAAATGTTAAAAGAGCTAAAAGTGGAAGGCTGCACTGGCAAGTTTCATTGAAATTAAGAGCAGTTGATGCTGATGTATCATGTCGGATTTGCTGGCAGATcatgaaattgatggtttcatcATTATACAGAACATTCTTTGTTAAAAAGTTCATTGTTCTACTCCACTTGAAGCCGCCAGCCTAAGCtcaaattagtttatttttgtcaattgtaACTGCCCTTGATTTCCTGACAAATGCCACACCAGTTGGAGAATCGGTTTTTGATGATAGATTCGCAAAGGACTCAATGGATTGTACCTTGCAGCATTCTTATGGCTATGGGATTAATGTTTTCCCAGAAACATTTTCAACTTGCAGCATTGGAaataaaaggaatattggagataAAGGGTCATATTTATATGGCATTTGGTGGTACTTATTGTGTTATCAGTCAACTGTAGCAGTAACAAGAAAGGCCAAGTATAAGTTGAGCTAGGCCTTAAAAATGGTTtcagtaaaaaataaacaatttcatGGAATGACTTGCAAATTAGCAATAAAACCTTGTCTGGCCCTATGGAATACATATGCATGTTCTTTGTTGGCATTTCAGCAGCTCATCGCCTAGGGTTTTGTGGCATATGCTGAACCAGACAATATCAaagtgaaatttgaatttaatgaaAGCTTTTCAGCACATCCACTTAGAACTTGATACGAAAATTTGAACTTGTAGATCTGGACTAGACTAGGTTTAACAACTATACTATCTTGGGTATGATGGCATGTTATATAGTAACGTTTTAGTCCATGGAAGAATCTGCAATGGTGATTTTATATCATCGAAGTTGCAAGATGACATAATCACCAGCTTTCTATTCCTTCTTGCGTGGCATATGAAATGAAGCTGGGGATTATGGATACTTGAAATCAAATTTCCTCACCATTCCTTTGCCCAACCTGATTATTCTGCAGTGCTAAATTTTCTTTAAACACTATCACCTTTCAAACGACATCGCACAACTTACCTAGAGCAGACAAAACAATGAATCCTGTAACCTGCAAAGAACTGTTACAACTTACAAGGGACCTGTCAATCAGCTTCATGGATTCTATATAATACAGATATGGGGATATATTAATGTAGAAAATTGAAGATGTATTTTATGTATGTTTTTAGAATTAGATTTtgatatatgtattttattattaattcaaattcaaatgcttattcttaaattaattattaaaaattaataaaactagtTGAAATATATGAAAGCTGCAAACTAATTTGAATAATATACATGACaagaatatttaattaacatttttcttGGTTAACATTCATCATTTCTCcatgtaatttatattatttttgtttgatattataacatttaaatacGAAACACAATATTGAAAATATTCTGTTTGTTTGAAGttgtattaaattattaatgaagAAGTCATGAGAAATCGGATGCATTTTTAAGTTATACTTTTAAGTATATAAAGCAATATTTTcctttaataattatgaataaGTTTgagaaaatttagaaatataaatcaaaaaaatattggattaaGTATCATATATTATATACATATTGTTATCTAACtcggtttgatttaaaaaatcaatatgaaactcaatcaatattttatttagctcAGATCAAGTGTAGGAAGACAATTTAGAGTTAGTTGAGTCAAAAATGAGttgattttctgaaaaaaaatcaaaagcacacttatatatatatatatatatatatatatatatatattattttttacttaacaTGTTCGATCCAAGATTTAGGCTTCAAGTCGGGTCAAACACAATCCCTAACTATACAAGCCATACCCATCCTCCCGCGGACtttctttcaacaaattaacccATACGACAAGTCGttggttctcttttttttttactctctcGTTCAAGTTTCTTTCTGCCAACGTAGTCCAACATCCAGTCTCATAATGTCAGACTCAAAATGGCAATGGGAAAATGCCACCGCCGGTGCCGTAGCAGGCTTCGCCACAGTCGCCGCCGTGCACCCCCTTGATGTCGTACGTACTAGATTTCAAGGTAGGTTACTCCTCTTCATTCAATGAATCAAATTCTTGTTCCTTTTATTGTCTTAAAAACATCTGAAATATACTGATAACAGTGAAAAAACAATGAATGTTTCTAAATAGTTGACGATGGTCGTGTCGTCAATCTCCCAACTTACAAGAACACTGCACATGCTATTTTAAACATTGCTCGCTTAGAGGTAATCACCTACTCTATTGGGTGTctgttctttattttatttttttaatatttctttgctGTTTGTCTCGCTTCTGGATTGATTTTGCGTGTTGAAAAGTGTGTTTGGGGGATATTATTTGTTGGGGTAGAAGAAAAATTGCTGCTTGATTATAAAGTTGTTGGCGTTTAGTCCTCTTTGGTTATTTCGAAAGAGTGTGGGATCAGCTATGGAAATGATtaatagtgtatatatatgataatgatgttgttttgaGAAATCAAATGGGGTGTAAAATATGGAGAAGCTAAATTgttaagaattaaaattcaattttgaaggAACCCATTTTAATTTAGAAGGTCTTTATGCGAGtttgataaataaaagtaatagaTTGTGATTAAGTTTGGGAAGCaaatttttaaagtttctttCTGTTCGATGCCTTATTGTGTGATCGAATTTTTGCTAACATAATGATGCCTTTGTGTTGGCAGGGATTAAAAGGGCTTTATGCAGGCTTCTTTCCTGCAGTTCTTGGCTCAACTGTTTCCTGgggtttgtattttttcttgtaaGTCTCGAGTTTGATAGCTTTTGATTGTGTGCTAGTATGTAATTTGTCCTTGCTTTCACCAACCGATACCAGGTAGTGCTTTGGATGGTTTTTAACATGCCTTTTCTAACATTAAAAGGATTCTTTCATATTGATTAATATTGTTTGCTTTCTTcgtggtttttaatttttagattttaggaCTTCCATAAAAAGACTTCTTAGTGATACTTATCTGCTTCACAGACGGTGCATTATCGGTAAACCCAAAAGGGTTCTTCCATCATGATGCATTTATTCttgttatgttttaatttttgtctaTCATATAGATGACTTGAAggtgttttttctctttctatttgtAGTTATAGTAGAGCCAAACAAAGGTATTCTAAAAACAGGGATGAGAAGCTGAGCCCTGGTCTTCATCTTGCATCTGCTGCAGAAGCTGGAGCTTTGGTGAGTATTTGAATCTTCAgtgatattattttgaagaaattcataTGGTCCATGCTATATCTGAAATAGATTTTGGAAGCtagaattaagtttttaaacacAGGGAGCAAAAGAACATAAGGAACTCCCATTGTTGGCATGTAAGCAATAAGAACCATACAATTTATGCAGAAATGTTCCTGAGAGGATGAAACTAAAGGCTACTGTTAACTGGTAATTAACTCAGACATCccttttgtttgaaaaaatcatcaacaaatatgCAGTGATAAGAAATGACAATTAGTGTCAATAGCATAATCAAAAGAGGTGCTCTGGAACAACTTCTTAATTGAATTGTTGATTCTTTTCTGTATTTAATGCATTTAGGAGGCTGGTTTCTCAAGACATCTATTCACTGGAAGTTGGCTTCTTGTTTCTAATTGCTTTAGTGATGATATGCTGGTTCATTTCTTTGTTGAACAAGAGTCTTGCATATTGATAATTgcatccttttcctttctcAGGTTTGCTTTTGTACAAATCCTATCTGGCTTGTAAAGACAAGATTGCAGCTTCAGAATCCTCTTCACCAAACTCGGAGATATTCTGGGTTTTATGGTCTGCTCTGCACCTTTCATTAACTTGCTATTAATGTGCTCTCTGAGATATCCTTTGATGTTTGTGTTTTAGTACTCCTTCATCATGATTGTTTCTGACAAATGCATTTTTGTTGTGTGTGTCATTAAATTACAGATGCCTTGAAAACAATTATGAGAGAGGAAGGATGGAGAGCACTGTATAAAGGAATTGTTCCCAGTCTTTTTCTGGTAGTTACTGGGTTTATCTTCATTGAATGCCTTTCTCACTGTCTGTTTGATTGTCAATTAGATGCATGGTTGAGGTGTACAGGTTTTGTTAAATGAATTGATACTTTTTTCCCATATATGGTCATTAAAATTTGATGCTTTTCTCTGTTATTATCCTATTGAATCAATGACATGTTGCTTTATGAAGGAACCTCTCTGATATATCTCAAATGCATCTGAATATCCTCTCTGGTGATAGCTGTGATCTAGTTATGTTGCATTACTGCATATAGCTGCTGAACAGCCTCTGATCCATATTTATGAGTTATTATGTCATTTAAAGATTTTCTTAAGCTAATTTCTGATGCAATTTAACTGATTCCAATTAGTTTGGAATGAGACTTCGTTGAGTTGattgataaatgaaaaaattctttattttctatgtaACATAAGTTAAAAATCTGTGTGGATGATTAATAATCTAATATGCTGATACAAACAGGGAAAGATGTCTCTCAACTTACTGAAATAAAAGGATGTCTTTCAGCTTGTCTGGTAGTTGACAGTTGATGCTGCAGGATTGAGGTCTGAAATGAGCTGAGAGACATAATTACTACTTGCTGAGGAACTTACATGCATGTGCTGTTTCAgctatgttaaaataatattgtagtTTCCTTATTCTTCATTTTCATGATTAGGTATTTGTTTTACTTCAGCAGGTTTCTCATGGTGCTGTCCAGTTCACAG
This window contains:
- the LOC133672731 gene encoding LOW QUALITY PROTEIN: peroxidase 72 (The sequence of the model RefSeq protein was modified relative to this genomic sequence to represent the inferred CDS: inserted 1 base in 1 codon), whose protein sequence is MAQSISIVLVLALALLASFAPLCFCGKTSGGYLYPQFYDRSCPKAQEIVNSIVAKAVAKEARMAASLLRLHFHDCFVKGCDASILLDSSGSIITEKRSNPNRKXRGFEVIDKIKSALEKECPQTVSCADIMALAARDSTVIAGGPSWEVPLGRRDSRGASLSGSNNNIPAPNNTFQTILTKFKLQGLDVVDLVALSGSHTIGNARCTSFRQRLYNQSGNGQPDSTLQQSFAAQLRTRCPRSGGDQNLFFLDFVSPTKFDNSYFNNILASKGLLSSDQVLLTKNEASMELVKKYAENNELFLEQFAKSMVKMGNISPLTGSRGEIRKSCRKINA
- the LOC133672546 gene encoding uncharacterized protein LOC133672546; protein product: MRSLHFFSQIHKTLNLKITPSFTLTSSSFTRRFTSPSQESTASPLEPPPSTDRVSSIVDELSKLTLLEVSDLTEVLRTKLEIKEMPVMAVMMPGMGFSMGAGMKGGGGGGAAAAKAEEKVEKTVFDVKLEGFDAATKIKVIKEVRGFTDLGLKEAKDLVEKAPTLLKKGVTKDEAEKIIEKMKGVGAKVTME
- the LOC133672357 gene encoding folate transporter 1, chloroplastic isoform X1 — protein: MSDSKWQWENATAGAVAGFATVAAVHPLDVVRTRFQVDDGRVVNLPTYKNTAHAILNIARLEGLKGLYAGFFPAVLGSTVSWGLYFFFYSRAKQRYSKNRDEKLSPGLHLASAAEAGALVCFCTNPIWLVKTRLQLQNPLHQTRRYSGFYDALKTIMREEGWRALYKGIVPSLFLVSHGAVQFTAYEELRKVIVDYKAKQRKEDCKSADTDLLNSVDYAVLGGSSKIAAIILTYPFQVIRSRLQQRPSMEGIPRYMDSWHVMKATARFEGFRGFYKGITPNLLKNVPASSITFIVYENVLKLLKLGRTSD
- the LOC133672357 gene encoding folate transporter 1, chloroplastic isoform X2 — encoded protein: MSYVLDFKGLKGLYAGFFPAVLGSTVSWGLYFFFYSRAKQRYSKNRDEKLSPGLHLASAAEAGALVCFCTNPIWLVKTRLQLQNPLHQTRRYSGFYDALKTIMREEGWRALYKGIVPSLFLQVSHGAVQFTAYEELRKVIVDYKAKQRKEDCKSADTDLLNSVDYAVLGGSSKIAAIILTYPFQVIRSRLQQRPSMEGIPRYMDSWHVMKATARFEGFRGFYKGITPNLLKNVPASSITFIVYENVLKLLKLGRTSD